From Saccharibacillus brassicae:
CTGCAAGATAGCGATATCCATATGGGGCCGCTGATCAACAAGGACGCGCAGGATTCGGTCCAGGCCAAAGTCGACCGCGCGGTCGAGCAGGGCGCGAAGGTGCTGCTGGGCGGCAAGAAGGTCGAAGGCAAAGGCAGCTTCTACGAACCGACCGTGATCGGGGACGCAACCAACGACATGGAGATCATTCAGGAAGAAATTTTCGGCCCGGTCATTCCGATCGTGACGTTCGGCACGCTGGACGAAGCGATCGCGCTTGCGAACGACAGCGAATTCGGCCTGACTTCGTCGCTCTACACGCAAAATCTCAACGCCGCGATGAAAGTCGTCAAGCGCTTGAAATACGGCGAGACCTACATCAACCGGGAAAACTTCGAAGCGATGCAGGGATTCCACGCCGGCTGGCGCAAATCGGGCATCGGCGGCGCGGACGGCAAGCACGGGCTGAACGAATACCTGCAAACGCAGGTGGTCTACCTGCAGTACGACAAGGACATCAACTAACCGGAGCGCTTGCGCCGTTCTAAAAAGAGAGAGAGCCGGACCCCGCTTCTTCGCGAAGCGCGGTCCGGCTTTTTGCTTTGGAGAGCAGGCGGGGCAGGGACGGCGGCGAACAGCGTTGGACGGGTCGGCAGGGGTCGAGAGAAAGTGCGTCTTTTTCGAACGTCGCGGGTTGACGGGAACGACTTTGTTTGCTAAGATTACTTTAACGGATAAAAGCTTAAAAGCGAACAAGCGTCTAAGTGAAGAAGCATCATCGTCGGAACGGGAAAAGCCAACAATTCGCGCATGCAGGGCATAGGCCCAATTCATATACGGAAGGAAGTTTTGCACATGATCGCCATCTTATCGAACCAAGCTCCGGAGGAGCAGCTGCAGGAAGTCATTCGCGTCATCGAAAACGAAGGATTGAGCGTCCATCTGTCCCGGGGAGCCGACCGTACCGTCGTCGGACTCGTCGGCACGGCCGAGCCGAGACTGGCCGAGCATCTGCGCCAGATGAAAGGCGTCGAGGACGTCGTGAAGATCACGAAATCGTACAAGCTCGCCAGCCGCGACTTCCATCCGGAAGATACGGTCATTCAGATCGGCGACGTCAAGATCGGCGGCGGCGAGCTCGTCGTCATGGGCGGACCGTGCGCGGTCGAATCGCCGGAGCAGATCGACGAGATCGCGCGCCTCGTCAAAGCGGCCGGCGGCCAGGTGCTGCGCGGCGGCGCGTTCAAGCCGCGGACCGGCCCGTACAGCTTCCAGGGCGTCGGCGTGGAAGGGCTGATCATGATGGCCGAAGCGGGCAAGAAGCACGGCCTGCTGACGATTACCGAAGTCATGACGCCGGAATACGTCGATATCTGCGCGGAATACGCCGACATTTTGCAGATCGGCACGCGGAACATGCAGAACTTCGACCTGCTGCGCAAACTCGGTACGTGCGGACGTCCGGTGCTGCTCAAGCGCGGCTTCAGCGCGACGTACGACGAGCTGCTCAACGCGGCCGAATACATTCTGGCCGGCGGCAATCCCGACGTCATGCTGTGTGAACGCGGTATCCGCACGTTCGAGCCGTACACCCGCAACACGCTCGACCTTGCGGCGATTCCCGCCCTGCAGAGCCTCAGCCATCTGCCGGTCATCTCTGACCCGAGCCACGGCACGGGCCGCCGCGAACTGGTGGAACCGATGGCCAAAGCTTCCGTCGCCGCCGGCGCGGACGGCCTGATCATCGAGATGCATACCGATCCGGACAATTCCATGACGGGCGACGGCGTACAATCGTTGTTCCCGGACCAGTTCGCCGGATTGATGCGCGATCTGGAGCAGCTTTCGCCGATCGTCGGCAAAAGTTTCTCCACGAAAAAGGCCGAAGCGGAATCTTTTAAAAATTGGGCGATCGTCTAAATTTTGCTCCTCCGGACGCAAAAAAGCCACCCTCTTTTACCGTCTTTTCCAATCGCACAAGCCCGCGTCGTGCCGCCGTTTGCGGCCGATGTCGGGCTTTATTCATAAGTCGCTTGAAATTTCACGAAAGTGTAAGCATTACTCACATTATCGTAAAAAATACCTTACACGAGTCTTGACTGCTAAATAGTGCCGTTTTATAATGACGACAGCGAAAAAAGAGCATGAACGTTTCATAAGGTACATCCGTTCAATGTTCGGAAATTTGGGAGGAAAGTGACATGTCGGTACAACAAGTATTGAAGCTTATTCAGGAGAACAACATCGAGTGGGTTGATTTCCGTTTCGTGGATCTGTCGGGAAAAGCTCATCACATTTCGGTTCCTGCCAGCGCGGTTGAAGAAGAAACGTTTGAGAACGGGGTAGCTTTCGACGGTTCGTCGATTCCGGGCTTCCGCGGTATTGAAGAATCGGATATGGTCATGATGCCGGATCCCGAATCGGTATACATTGACGCTTTCACCGCACATCCGACATTGAACGTCATGTGCAACATCTACACGCCGGACGGCGAGCATTACGACCGCGATCCGCGCGGCATCGCCCAGAAAGCGGAAGCTTTCATGCAGGCGAGCGGCGTAGGTTCCGATGCGTTCTTCGCACCGGAATCCGAATTCTTCATCTTCGACGACGTCCGCTACCACAGCGGCATGAACAGCTCCTCGTTCGCGGTCGATTCCGAAGAAGCGGCCTGGAACACGAACCGCAAGGAAGAAGGCGGCAACCTCGGCTTCAAGATCGGCGTCAAAGGCGGTTACGTGCCGGTCGCTCCGGTCGACAGCCAACAGGACATCCGCAGCGAAATGTGCCGTCTGCTCGAAGAAGCCGGCCTCGTGATCGAACGTCATCACCACGAAGTGGCGACGGCGGGACAAGCGGAGATCAACTTCCGTTTCGATACGCTCAAGAAAACGGCAGACAACCTGCTGAAATACAAATACATCGTGCATAACACGGCTCGCCAATACGGCAAAACGGCAACGTTTATGCCTAAACCGCTCTTCGGCGACAATGGCAGCGGCATGCACGTGCACCAATCGATCTTCAAAGACGGAGAGCCTTTGTTCTACGAAAAAGGCGGCTACGCGAACCTGAGCGAAATGGCGCTGCACTACATCGGCGGCCTGCTCTACCACGCTCCGGCCCTGATCGCACTCACCAACCCGAGCACGAACTCGTTCAAACGTCTCGTTCCGGGCTACGAAGCGCCGGTTAACCTGGTCTTCTCCAAAGGCAACCGTTCCGCGGCTGTCCGGATTCCGGTCGCTGCCGTGACGCCTAAAGGCTGTCGCATCGAGTTCCGTACGCCGGACTCCACGGCGAATCCTTACCTGGCCTTCTCGGCTATGCTGATGGCCGGCCTGGACGGCATCAAGAAGAAGATCAACCCGGTTGAACTCGGCTACGGTCCTGCCGACAAGAACCTGTACGATCTGCCGGAAGAAGAAAAATCGCAAATCCGCAGCGTTCCGGGTTCCCTGGAAGAAGCGCTCGACTCGCTCGAAGCGGACAGCTCGTTCCTTACGGAAGGCGGCGTCTTCTCCGAAGACTTCATCGCCAACTACATCGCGTTCAAACGCGCCGAAGCCAAACAGGTCTCGATCCGCGTTCATCCGCACGAATACAGCCTGTACTACGACTGCTAATCCGCAGCGGCGGGGCGGCAGCGACCCTGCCGCCCCGATGCCGTACGCAAAAAACCTCCGCCCTTTCCGGGCGGAGGTTTTTTTGCATATGCTTGGCGAAGCCGAAAGCAGGAAGCCGAAAGCAGGAAGCAGGAAGGTGAAAGAAGGAAGCAGGAAGGTGAAAGAAGGAAGCAGGAAGCGGAGTCACGGCAAGCGTGCAGGGCAGCCGCCGCACCACGAGCCTCCGCGCGGGGGAGATCAGCCTTCGGTCGCCGATTTCAGTTCGGCCGACATGCGGTTCAGGTCTTCGATCAGTTCCGAGAACCGGTCGAGCGAAGCCGCGTAGTTTTCGTTCATCTGCGCCACTTTGCCCGCTTCTTCTTCGGACAGCCGGGACAGGCGGCTGAGTTCTTCCATCGAAGCGTTAACCTGCTGCGTGCCGGCGGAGATCTGTTCCGCGGAGGCGCTCACGCCCTGGATTTGCAGCTCCGAGCGTTCGGTCGCTTCGAGAATGTCGCGGAACTGCGCTTCGTTGTCTTTCATCCGGCTCATGCCGTTTTCGACGTCCTGGCTGATCAGCACCATGTCGCTCGAAGAGCGGCTGATCCGCTGGCGGATGTCCGACACGACCTGTTCGATCTGCTGCACGGCGCCGCCGGTCTCTTCGGACAGCTTGCGCACTTCCGTTGCGACGACTTCGAAGCCGCGGCCGCGTTCGCCGGCATGCGCCGCTTCGATCGCGGCGTTCAGGGCGAGCAGCTGCGTCTGCGAAGCGACGTCGCGGATAAAGGCGATGATCGCGGCGATCTGGCTCGACATCGTGTCGAGCTCGGCGATGGACGCGGACGAACGCGACACTTTTTCGCGTATCTCCTGCATTTGCGAGATAGACTGCCGGATCGAGTCCGCGCCGACCTGCGATTGCAGCGTCGTCTTTTTGGCCTGCTCGGACACGTCGCCGGTCATTTCCGCGACGTGCAGAATGCCGTGCGAAATTTCGCCGACGGCGGCGGAACTTTCGATCGTGCCTTTGGACTGCAGCAGCGAGTGATGCGCGATATCGTGCATGGCGGAGACGATCCGTCCGTTCATCTCTTTGCTCTGGGCTTGCAGGCTGGACAATTCGGAAGCCATCAGGACGATCTGGTCCGACGTGCTGCCGGCCTGGACCATGATCTGTTCAAGCTGCTGCTTCTGGCGCAAAATGTCGGTGCTCGCTTCGGCGCGCTTGAACTGGAAATACATGCTGACGAGCAGGCCGATCAGGACGAGCAGATAGCTGACTTTTTTGAACAGATGGGCCAGGTCGAAGTTGACGTCGTAAGAAGCGTGCGAGAACGACATGAAGCCGAGCTGCGTCAGCGCCGCGGTGATGATGGACAGCACGAGCCAATGTTCGAAATGGTTTTTTTTCCATAGACCAAGCTTCAAATGACCGAACAGCGCGATCAAGAACAGCACGCCCGGGATCAGTTCCTGCGGACGCCCGATGAAGCCGCCTTCGACGTACGCTTTCGGAAGCGGCACGAAGATGAAGAATAGGAAGCAGGCCAGCGTCAGCAGCGCGGTGGTGCCGTAGACGAGCCGTTCCGTGCGGCGGCGTTCGGCGGCCGACGTCTCGCGGCGTGTCCAGAGCAGCCAGGCGAGCACGAGCAGCACGGACAGGAACATCCGGGAAGCGAGCCAGCTCCACGCGACGAGGGATGAAGAAATAGACGGGAACATATCGGAGAAAAAGGCAGAAGTGACGATGGCATGGTAGCCGTCAAGCAGGGCCGTGCCGAGAAAGCCGCTGCCGATCAACAGCATGGACGTCCGGTTCTGGGTGTAATAATACACGAGGGCGAGAATGCCGATGAAGGCGGCGAGCATGGTGGCCATGATCTCCATCGAGGTGTGGAGCATGGTGCTGCCCTGCCAGTTCAGGCTGCGCAGCGGGATTTCGGCCAAAGCCAAAACGAGGAACAGCAGGGCATAACCCCAGGCACGTTTGTTGACGGTTTGCATGTGAAATCTCCTTTGGTATGAACAAGATAAATGTGAGGTCGCCGTATGGCTCTTGAAGTATATAAGCGGCGGCCGCAAACGTCAATGATTTTGTCAAATTATTTTGTCCAAAATCAAAAACACGAACGAAGAGCCAATTATGGCAAAAAGCGTACAGGTTGAAAAAAGGAGTCCGTCACCGCGTTATCGCGTCGGGGTTTTACTTGAAGTAATGTTAGATTGCTGTTATGATTAACCCTAAATTATGGCTTGAGGGGGCTTTCGATTCATGGGCAAACGGGCTTACAACTTTAACGCGGGACCGGCGGCGCTGCCGCTCGAAGTGCTTGAGCGCGCGCAGGCGGAATTTGTGGAATTTCAGGGAACGGGCATGTCGATCATGGAGATGTCCCACCGCGGAGCGGTCTACGAGAGCGTACATAACGAAGCGCAGGAGCGCATCCTGAAGCTGCTCGGCCAGCCGTCCGGCTACAAGACGCTGTTCCTGCAGGGCGGAGCCAGCACGCAGTTTGCGATGATTCCGATGAACCTGCTGGCTGCGGGCCGCCAGGCCGGCTACGTCATGAGCGGCAGCTGGGCTTCCAAAGCGGCCAAGGAAGCGAAGCTGATCGGCGACGTGTACGCCGCCGCTTCGACGGAAGGCGACAAGTTCACGCGCATGCCGGCGCAGGACGAGATCGAGATTCGCGAAGACGCGGCGTACGTGCATATCACGTCGAACGAGACGATCGAAGGCGTGCAGTTCGCGCAGTATCCGGACACCGGCAGCGTGCCGCTCGTCGCGGATCTGTCCAGCGACATCTTCTGCCGTCCGCTCGAGATCGAAAAGTTCGGTATGATCTATGCCGGCGCCCAGAAGAACCTCGGCCCGTCGGGCGTGACGGTCGTGATCGCGAAGGAAGAGCTGCTGTCGGCCGAAGCGAAGCATATTCCGACCGTGTTCCGCTACAGCACGCATCTGTCGAACAACTCGCTCTACAACACGCCGCCGTCCTTCTCCATCTATATGGTGAACGAGACGCTGCGCTGGATCGAAGAGCAGGGCGGCCTCGAAGGCGTCGAAGCGAAGAACCGCGCCAAAGCGAACCTGCTGTACGACACGATCGACAACAGCGGCGGGTTCTACAGCGGCGTCGCCCAGGCGGGCAGCCGCTCGCTGATGAACGTCACGTTCCGCCTCGGCTCCGAGGAGCTGGAGAAAGCTTTCGCCAAAGAGAGCGAACAGCAGGGCTTCGTCGGGCTCAAAGGGCACCGCAGCGTCGGCGGCCTGCGCGCTTCGATCTACAATGCCGTTCCGCACGAGAGCGTCGCGGCGCTGGTCGATTTCATGGGCGATTTCGCCAAACGCAACGGCTGATTCCGGTTCTTCCCTTAAGCCGGCGATTCGGGTAATATAGAACCAGAAGAGACGGAAGAGCACGAGACGTAAAAGCCGCCCGACTTTCGGGCGGCTTTTACGTGTGCCTCATTCCCGGAGCCCGGCGCTGTCCGTCCATTTTCCAGAAACGGAGTGAATCGATCTTTATGCCACTGCACATCGTGCTGGTGGAGCCGGAAATTCCGGCCAACACCGGCAATATTTCCAGAACCTGCGCCGCAACGGATACCCATCTGCATCTGGTGCGTCCGCTCGGATTTCGGACCGACGACGCTTCGCTGAAGCGCGCCGGGCTCGATTACTGGCCGTCCGTCAAGCTGACCTATCACGATTCGTTCGAAGAGCTTCGGGCCGAGCATCCGGAAGGACGCTTTTTCTACGCGACGACCAAGGCGACGAAGCGTTATAGCGACGTGTCGTTCCGCGACGGCGACTTTCTCGTTTTCGGCAAAGAAACCAAAGGGCTGCCGCCGGAGCTGATCGAGGCGAACCCGGAGACCGCGATCCGGCTGCCGATGCGCACCGAGCATGTCCGTTCGTTGAACCTGTCCAATTCGGTCGCGATCATGCTGTACGAGGCGCTGCGCCAGCTTGATTTCCCGGAAATGGAGTAGGGCAAATGGCCAAGAGATTTCCTCTGGCATTAGGTCATTGCCTGATTAGTCAAAAAACCGATAATTAACCAGCCTTTCTTTTTTTATCCGTAAAGAAGGAATTCTTCTTCGGACCTCGAATATGTATTCTTGGGTTTGCAGATTTATTTCTGCAGGTGGGGCAGAAGCAGCAAACTAAAAACAGAAGAGGTGTTATCAATTATGAAACCTGCTGGAGTAGTCCGGAAAGTCGACCAATTGGGGCGGATCGTCCTCCCAAAATCGCTGAGAAAAAGATACCAAATGAACGAAGGCGATCCGGTCGAAATTTTGGTCCAGGGAGATCATATCATTTTGGAGCGTTACCGCCCGAAATGCGTGTTCTGCGGTTCGATCGAAGAAGTCAGCGAATTCAGGGACCGGTATATCTGCGGAGCGTGCGTCTCCGAGATGATGCAGATTCCGAAGCACGGCTGAACCCGTTCGAACTCGGCAAGACGCAAAAAAAGAGCCCTTGGGCTCTTTTTTTTGTCGTTTTTTGGTCGGATACTGAAGTAGGCGGGCAGTAAGCGGGCAGACTCCGGATCGGTCGATCAGTCGAAAAACAAAAAGCTGGTCGGCACGGGCCGAAGCGTGCCGTCGGACGGATGGTTGACCACGCGCCCGTTCATCACGAGCGAAGACGAACCGCCGCCGTCCAGGTTATAGGCGTTGACGACGCCGATCTTGTACAGTTGGTCCTGCACTTCTTCGAGCGTCGCGCCGGAGCGGCCGCCTTCGTTATACCCGTCGATCACGAAGACGATCAGCTGATCGTCTTTGTAGCTGCCGATGATCGTGCGCGGCGCCCGTTTGGGCGCGGCTTTCCATTTGGACGGAATCGGCATCTTCCTGCCGTCCTTGAGCAGGATCGGCACGAACGAAGCGCCGAACTGCGGCTCCAGCCGGTCAAGCTGTTCCTGCTGGTTGAACTTGCCGCCGATCAGTTTGCCGGATTCGTTCAAACCGACGAAGTACAGGTCCTTGAAGCTGGACTGGAAGCCGGTGAGGTACTTGCCGTCGACCACGGTCGTGCTGAGCGGGTACCGCTTGCCGTCCTGGTCGGCGAAACCGCCCGCGTTGATGCCCGCGACGGCTCCGTGCCGCTGGACGGCTCTGAGCGTCGTCTCCGAGCTGCCCAGCGCTTCGCCCGCCAGACTCATGCGCATCGCCGCCGGGTCTTTGAGCTTGACCTTCATGGCGTACCCGTTGTACGTCACGGCGTTGACGCGGAACAGCTCGATACGGATCTTGCCGCTGTCGACCGTCTCGATCGGGCGGCCGAGCTTGGAACGGATCCGCTTGTCGTAGATGCTTTCCGGGCGCTGCGCCTGGATCGAAGCTTTCTGGACGATGGAAGACATCGTCCGGGTCGTCTCGTTGTAGAGACTCAGCGTCTTCTGCAGCGAATCGGAAGTGGACTTCGCTTTTTGTTCGGCCGCACCCAGATCCCGGATCAGCTTGGCGGAAGAAGGATGCAGACTTTTGTCCGTTTTGTAGGAATCGGTATTCAAACGCAGAACGGGTTCGGGCGGAAACAGCAGCAGGCAGAGCATGAGGCCGATGACCGGCGCGGCCAGCAGCAGGAAGAAGCGGTTCACCCGCTGGACTCTCGTCATTTCAGCAGGTCCATTTTCTTCTGAAGTTCGCTGAGCTTGCTCTTCACTTCGTTCAGCTGCGTGTACAGCTTGTTGCTGTTATCCGTTTTGTCGTTCGCGTTGTCTTGGGTAAAAGTCAGCAGTTCGTTGAACGAGTCCACCTTGCCCTGCAGCGCGGCTACCTGCTTGTCCAGCGCGACGAACTGCTGCTCGTAGTCGGCGCGCAGTTCGGCCATCTGGGCCGTCGTCTGGGCCTCCAGAGCCGCCAGCGTCTGCTCCTGGAGCTTCTGGCTGTACGTATAGGCGGCATAGATGAACAGGGCGATCAGAACGACCCAGAACAGCAGAAACCATCTGGCGGGAAGTCTGTCCTTTTTCATGCTGCGGGACGGGGTAGAGGCAGGTCCCGTTGAAGCTTTCATTCCATCACCTCGTCGCAAATTTAAAACCTGGGCCCAAGGCCCGAATTTCAGCTTTCATTTTATCATGCGGGGTTTTATTTCGCAAAAGCCGTTTTATATGTTTTCAACAAAAGTTTTCAATTTTCACACCTAATTCTTCACCGTTTTCGTTAGCGCTCCGGCCACGCCGCGACGACCGACGCATATTCGTCCAGCGCGGCGATTCCGGCTTCGGTCAGCTTGTAGCGTCCCCGCGACACCCGCTCGAACCAGCCGTAATGATTGTCTCGCAGCAGCGCCGCCGCTTTGCCGACGCCGGCCGCTTCCTTGAGCATGACGGGCGACGCTTCGCCGAACATCCACAGTTGGCGGGCGACTTTGAGCGCGTTTTCCCGGTAGGCCGTCACGATTTTGCGTTTGCTCGAACCGCCGACGTTGTGGTCGCCGCTGCGCGCCTCGAATTCCGCCCGCAGCCGCTTGGAGCGCGTGCCCGGTTTTTTGCTCCCTACGGAACCGGCTTCGCACAGCACTTCGACGAACGGGTCTTTGGTCTTGTACAAGGTGACGGCGATCAGGCCGAGGCCGAGCCGTCCACACAGCAGCGCGATATCGCCAAACCGCTGGTTATGCGCGCCTTTTTTGGTTCGATTGCGTTCGACCGCCAGGTAGACCCGGCCTCCGGTCCGCTGACGGTCCGCGCCCTGAAGCAGCAGCTCCAGCGTAAACGTCTTTTTGATCTCGACGATCAACGGTTCCGGTTCGCCGTCGCGGTAGCCCAGCAGGTCGCAGTGGCGGACTTCGCTTTTGACGGAATAGCCCTGCTGCTCGAAAAAGGCTTTGAGCGGCGGATACAGTTCCGTTTCGTATTTCACGGCCATCTTCTAAGCTCCTTTGACAGGTGGAATTGCGTAAATTCAATATCTCATCATACCGCTAAAACAGTCGGTTGGCAAAAAAGCTTGTCGCGCAACGGACACCTATATATAATAGAAGAAATAAATATGGTTTTCCGGACGGAGTCTTGCCAAAACGCAAAATCCGGCCGGGAAGGAGGTAAAGCGATGGCTTCGATTCATGATGTAGCCAAAGAAGCGGGCGTGTCCGTTGCAACCGTTTCCAAGGTCATTAACAATTATCCGGACGTGAGCGATAAAACGCGCAAAAAAGTAAGCCAAACGATCAAGGATCTCAAATACCATCCGAACGTCGCGGCCAGAGGATTGGTCAAAGGGCGTTCGTGGACGGTCGGCGTGTTCGTCACTTCGCCGTTCACGAATCCGTTCGTGACGGAACTGCTGGAAGGGATCAAGACGGCGCTCCAGAACAGCGGGTACGACCTCGTGCTGCTATCCACGCGTTTCGACGACGACAGTTACTCGTTCGTGGAGCACTGCCTGAGCCGGAACGTGGACGGCGTGGTCGGCTTCGGCGTGGACCGGGACGATCCGCATCTGGAAGAACTGCTCAAATCGGATATTCCGACCATGTTCGTCGACGCGGATATTCGCGGACCGCGGGCAGGCTACATTACGACCGAGAACAAAGCGGGCACGATGCAGGCGGTCGCGCATCTGGCCGAACTCGGCCATTCGCGCATCGCGTTCATCTCGGGCGAGCTGGACAATGCGGTCGGCGCCCTGCGCCACGAAGGTTACCTCGAAGGGATGAAGACGCACAAGCTGAACGTTCCCGAATCGTACGTCAAAGTCAGCGACTATTCGATGGAAGGCGGAACGGTGGCGATGAACGAGCTGATGGAGCTTAAGGAACGCCCGACGGCCGTCGTCTGCACGTCGGACATGATGGCGATCGGCGCTATCAGCGTTATTCACCGCAGCGGCTTGTCGGTGCCCGAAGACATTTCCGTCGTCGGCTTCGACAATACGTATTATTCGGAAATTTTCAGCCCGGCGCTGACGACGATCAACCAGAATATTCGCTCGATCGGCTCGCACGCGATCGAGACGCTGATCACGATGATCGAGAACACGGATTTTCTGCCGCCGGTCGTCACGGAACCTTCGAATCTGGTCGTCCGCTGCACGACGGCCAAGCCGGGCGGCGCCAAGTCCTGATCCGGCAGCGCCGTAAGCGGGAACCGCGGCGCATCCGTCCGTAGTCCCCGCGGTTCGAACCGCCGGATCGGTTCGTATCGGATCAGAGCGAATCGGTTTGGATCAAATCGGTTCGAATCGAATCGAATCGGGTTGAATTGGTCCGGATTGGTTCGGTGGATCGGCGAATACCGTTTACCGGAATCGATTAATATCGCTTGACTTCAAAGACCCTGCCCTTTTGCGGCAGAGTCTTTTTTTATTTTATCCATACTAACAAAAATTATTAATTTATATTTTGTTAGTGATAAAAAATAAAATAAACATAAAAGTTAGATCTTTTATTGAATTTCAGCGCGGGGGATGATACGGTGTGAAGGAGAGTAAAAGCGGTTACACTTTGGCAGGGGAGGCACCTATTTTGAACGAAATCAAATGGGAATTGAACGAATGGACTTTCCGGGAAGCCGGACAGCAGGAATGGCAGCCGGCGGTCGTGCCGGGCTGCGTGCACAGCGATCTGTATCGGAACGGGCAGATTCCCGATCCGTATTACGGCACGAACGAACACGATTTGCAGTGGATCGACAAGCGCGACTGGGAGTACGAGACGACGTTCACCGTGCCCGGCGACTTGCTGCGCCAAGACAACGTCAGCCTCGTGTTCGACGGACTGGACACGTATGCGGACGTCGAGCTGAACGGACGGCGCATCCTGTCCGCCGACAACATGTTCCGCACGTGGAACGTGCAGGTCAAGACGCATCTGACGGAAGGCGAGAACCGGCTGCGCATCGTGCTCCGTTCGCCGATCAACGAAGACCTGCCGAAGCTTGAGCGGCTCGGGTACGGACTGCCTGCCGCCAACGACCAATCGGAACTCGGCGGGCTCGGCGACAAGCGGGTCAGCGTGTTCGCGCGCAAAGCGCCGTATCATTACGGATGGGACTGGGGCCCGCGCTTCGTCACGAGCGGCATCTGGCGCGCGGTGCGTCTGGAAGGCTGGACGGGCGTGCGCATCACCGACCTGTTTATCCGCCAGGACGAAGTAAGCGCGTCGCAGGCCAAGCTGACCGCGCTGCTGACGATCGAATCGGATCGCGATTTCGAAGGGCGCCTGCGCCTGTCCGCGGAAGGATTCGAAGTCCAGCATACGGAAGCGATCCGTCTCGGCGACAACACGGTACGTCTGGAGTTCGCGCTAGACGATCCGAAGCTGTGGTGGTCGAGAGGGCTCGGCGACGCGCATCTGTATACGTTCAAGGCCGAGCTGCTCGAAGGCGAATCGGTCAGCGCGTCCAAGAGTGCGCGGACCGGCCTGCGCAGCGTCAAGCTGAAGCGGGAAAAAGACGGCGCCGGCGCTTCGTTCTACATCGAGCTGAACGGCGTGCCGGTCTTCGCCAAAGGCGCGAACCATATTCCGAACGACAACTTCGAGACGGACGTGACGCGCGAGCGGTACCGGTACGAGATCGTCTCCGCGGCCGAAGCGAACATGAACATGCTGCGGGTGTGGGGCGGCGGCATCTATGAAGAAGACGCTTTCTACGAGCTGTGCGACGAGTACGGCATCATGGTCTGGCAGGACTTCATGTTCGCCTGCAGCATGTATCCGGGCGACGAAGACTTCCTGGAAAGCGTTCGCCACGAAGCGGAAGACAATGTCCGCCGGCTGCGCAACCACCCGAGCATCGTGCTCTGGTGCGGCAACAACGAGATCGATTCGGCGTGGGCGCATTATATTCCGGACGGCGGTTGGGGCTGGAAAAAAGACTATACGCCGGAGCAGCAAAACGTCATCTGGGCCGATTACGAAGCGATTTTCCATCGCCTGCTGCCGAATGCGATCTCCAAGCTCGCGCCGGGCGCGGAATACTGGCCTTCGTCGCCGCTCGTCTCGCTGTCGAACGACGAGAACCAGCACGCGCATCCGGGCACGTCGGAAGGCGATATCCATTATTGGGGCGTGTGGCACAACTCCGAACCGTTCGAGAACTACAACAAATACATCGGCCGCTTCATGAGCGAATACGGCTTCCAATCGTTCCCCGAGCACAAATCGGTGCTGCAATACGCACCGGAAGACGCGCTGCAGCTCGATTCGAAGATCATGCTCGCGCATCAGAAAAACGGCCGCGGCAATTTCCTGATCAAGGAATACATGGACAAATATCTGCCGGAACCGAAAGACTTCGTCTCGTTCCTGTACATGAGCCAGGTGCTGCAGGCCGAAGCGATGAAATCGGCGATCGAAGCGCACCGCCGCAGCATGCCG
This genomic window contains:
- the trmL gene encoding tRNA (uridine(34)/cytosine(34)/5-carboxymethylaminomethyluridine(34)-2'-O)-methyltransferase TrmL, with the protein product MPLHIVLVEPEIPANTGNISRTCAATDTHLHLVRPLGFRTDDASLKRAGLDYWPSVKLTYHDSFEELRAEHPEGRFFYATTKATKRYSDVSFRDGDFLVFGKETKGLPPELIEANPETAIRLPMRTEHVRSLNLSNSVAIMLYEALRQLDFPEME
- a CDS encoding AbrB/MazE/SpoVT family DNA-binding domain-containing protein, which encodes MKPAGVVRKVDQLGRIVLPKSLRKRYQMNEGDPVEILVQGDHIILERYRPKCVFCGSIEEVSEFRDRYICGACVSEMMQIPKHG
- a CDS encoding phosphodiester glycosidase family protein, with the translated sequence MTRVQRVNRFFLLLAAPVIGLMLCLLLFPPEPVLRLNTDSYKTDKSLHPSSAKLIRDLGAAEQKAKSTSDSLQKTLSLYNETTRTMSSIVQKASIQAQRPESIYDKRIRSKLGRPIETVDSGKIRIELFRVNAVTYNGYAMKVKLKDPAAMRMSLAGEALGSSETTLRAVQRHGAVAGINAGGFADQDGKRYPLSTTVVDGKYLTGFQSSFKDLYFVGLNESGKLIGGKFNQQEQLDRLEPQFGASFVPILLKDGRKMPIPSKWKAAPKRAPRTIIGSYKDDQLIVFVIDGYNEGGRSGATLEEVQDQLYKIGVVNAYNLDGGGSSSLVMNGRVVNHPSDGTLRPVPTSFLFFD
- a CDS encoding DUF2161 family putative PD-(D/E)XK-type phosphodiesterase — translated: MAVKYETELYPPLKAFFEQQGYSVKSEVRHCDLLGYRDGEPEPLIVEIKKTFTLELLLQGADRQRTGGRVYLAVERNRTKKGAHNQRFGDIALLCGRLGLGLIAVTLYKTKDPFVEVLCEAGSVGSKKPGTRSKRLRAEFEARSGDHNVGGSSKRKIVTAYRENALKVARQLWMFGEASPVMLKEAAGVGKAAALLRDNHYGWFERVSRGRYKLTEAGIAALDEYASVVAAWPER
- a CDS encoding LacI family DNA-binding transcriptional regulator, with translation MASIHDVAKEAGVSVATVSKVINNYPDVSDKTRKKVSQTIKDLKYHPNVAARGLVKGRSWTVGVFVTSPFTNPFVTELLEGIKTALQNSGYDLVLLSTRFDDDSYSFVEHCLSRNVDGVVGFGVDRDDPHLEELLKSDIPTMFVDADIRGPRAGYITTENKAGTMQAVAHLAELGHSRIAFISGELDNAVGALRHEGYLEGMKTHKLNVPESYVKVSDYSMEGGTVAMNELMELKERPTAVVCTSDMMAIGAISVIHRSGLSVPEDISVVGFDNTYYSEIFSPALTTINQNIRSIGSHAIETLITMIENTDFLPPVVTEPSNLVVRCTTAKPGGAKS